In one window of Bradyrhizobium sp. AZCC 1721 DNA:
- a CDS encoding OmpA family protein: protein MANFSATKILTAIVSVAALGAAIDLSAGTALAQERNVTEDQIVRALAPEKKPLTRGLSVGPHQTVDPTAAATETKFVQKIRGRSTRSLSTAEREEIATIVKDKPKIDLEINFDYNSADISAKSLPSVQALGRALTNNDLRGSTFVVAGHTDAAGGEAYNQDLSERRADAIKRYLVDKYGINGTDLVTVGYGKSKLKDPSQPMAEVNRRVQVVNMENKATASNASK, encoded by the coding sequence ATGGCAAATTTCTCAGCAACGAAGATCCTTACAGCAATCGTCTCGGTTGCGGCGCTGGGCGCCGCAATCGACTTAAGTGCGGGAACTGCCCTCGCGCAGGAGAGGAACGTCACCGAAGATCAGATCGTCCGCGCGCTGGCGCCGGAGAAGAAGCCGCTCACCCGCGGCCTTTCGGTCGGCCCGCACCAAACCGTCGATCCGACCGCGGCCGCTACCGAAACCAAATTCGTCCAGAAGATCCGTGGCCGCTCCACGCGGTCGCTCTCGACCGCCGAGCGCGAGGAAATCGCCACCATCGTCAAGGACAAGCCGAAGATCGATCTGGAGATCAATTTCGACTACAACTCGGCCGACATCAGCGCGAAGTCGCTGCCGTCGGTTCAGGCGCTCGGCCGCGCGCTCACCAACAATGATCTGAGGGGCTCGACCTTCGTGGTCGCGGGCCACACCGACGCGGCCGGCGGCGAAGCCTACAACCAGGATTTGTCCGAGCGCCGCGCCGACGCGATCAAGCGCTATCTCGTCGACAAATACGGCATCAACGGCACCGATCTCGTCACCGTCGGATACGGCAAGAGCAAGCTCAAGGACCCGAGCCAGCCGATGGCGGAAGTGAACCGTCGCGTTCAGGTCGTCAACATGGAAAACAAGGCCACGGCGTCGAACGCATCCAAGTAA
- a CDS encoding efflux RND transporter periplasmic adaptor subunit — translation MKFSEYFKPALGVAFVAVVAVGYYWFEHRPRAEEKETPGQALVIVTKSTNACFSDMVRVTGFIVPRREAQIGVDQEGSRVTDLFIKEGDTVTENQEMARLTPPPQQPGAPGGRSGPISLRAPAAGLVTEVRTAVGAPASPQAGPMFRVSVNNEIELEAEVPSVHLLKLNPGATVRISRDDAPDVVGKVRQISPQIDRTTQLGKVRISLNNNPSLKVGMFARANIDAKRSCGVAVPRTAIDRLTLQVVKGNTIETRKVRVGLTSETSTEILEGLDVGETVVADAGTSLHDGDQVKTMFADELERTRAR, via the coding sequence ATGAAATTCTCCGAATACTTCAAACCCGCGCTCGGGGTGGCCTTCGTTGCCGTTGTGGCCGTCGGCTATTACTGGTTCGAGCACCGTCCGCGCGCGGAAGAAAAGGAAACGCCGGGCCAGGCGTTGGTGATCGTGACCAAATCCACCAATGCCTGTTTCTCCGACATGGTGCGCGTCACCGGCTTTATCGTGCCGCGGCGCGAGGCCCAGATCGGCGTCGATCAGGAGGGCTCGAGGGTCACTGATCTGTTCATCAAGGAAGGCGATACGGTTACCGAAAATCAGGAGATGGCGCGCCTCACCCCGCCGCCGCAACAGCCGGGAGCCCCGGGAGGCCGGTCTGGACCGATATCTCTTCGCGCGCCGGCTGCCGGTCTCGTTACCGAAGTCAGGACTGCGGTCGGCGCGCCGGCTTCGCCGCAGGCCGGCCCGATGTTCCGTGTCTCCGTGAACAATGAAATCGAGCTCGAAGCCGAAGTGCCGAGCGTTCATCTGCTCAAGCTCAATCCGGGTGCGACGGTACGCATCAGCCGTGACGATGCGCCCGATGTCGTCGGCAAGGTCCGGCAGATCTCGCCGCAGATCGACCGCACCACCCAACTCGGCAAGGTCCGGATTTCGCTGAACAACAATCCCTCGCTCAAGGTCGGCATGTTTGCCCGCGCCAATATCGATGCCAAGCGCTCCTGCGGCGTAGCTGTCCCGCGCACCGCCATCGACCGCCTGACCCTGCAGGTCGTGAAGGGCAACACCATCGAGACGCGAAAGGTGCGGGTCGGCCTGACCTCCGAAACCTCAACTGAAATTCTTGAAGGCCTCGACGTCGGCGAAACCGTCGTGGCCGATGCTGGCACCTCGCTGCATGACGGCGACCAGGTCAAGACCATGTTCGCCGATGAACTCGAGCGCACGCGGGCACGCTAA
- a CDS encoding efflux RND transporter permease subunit has product MALNISAWSIRNPLPSIVFSIILLVLGWVSFTKLAVTRLPSADIPVISVAVAQFGAAPAELEAQVTKTIEDGVSGVEGVRHISSSITDGLSVTTIQFALETNTDRALNDVKDAVTRVRANLPQNVNEPLIQRVDVIGLPIVTYAAISPGKTPEQLSYFVDDVVKRALQGVRGVAQVERIGGVEREILVSLDPDRLQAAGLTAVNVSQILRGTNVDLAGGRAEIGKNDQAIRTLAGAKTLNDLAGTMIPLFGGGEVRLDDLGTVTDTIADRRTFARFNGEPVVALGIKRSKGASDVVVAEAVQKRIDALKVAYPDVDLKLIDTSVNFTKGNYDAAISTLFEGAILAVIVVLLFLRDIRATIIAAISLPLSIFPAFWAMDLLGFSLNLVSFLAITLSTGILVDDAIVEIENIVRHMRMGKSPYRAALEAADEIGLAVIAISLTIIAIFAPASFMSGIAGQFFKQFGITVSVQVFFSLLAARFVTPVLAAYFLKDHPHEDPPPGRILQTYSKLVTWSVKHYFITVLIGFGVFAASIWSITLLPQGFLPAQDTARSLLAMELPPGSQLAYTEKVTEEIVARLRKRPEVKSIFVDGGRVPPGTQEVRRAALIINYTPKADRNITQRQLELEIGQELENVPDIRFWFLDENGLRAISLVVTGTDSNIVNNVASELATQMKRIPIIANVISETALDRPELRIRPRAELAARLGVSTESLSQTIRVATIGDVGPALAKFDAGDRQVPIRVQLEDSARSDLQMLQQLRVPLGQRGERGGVPLSVVADIQLDQGPTSINRYDRERQATVAADLVGTAALGDATKLIYDLPVMKSLPKGVKVSPSGDAESLNELSEGFATAITAGLMMVYAVLVLLFGTFLQPITILFSLPLSIGGAIAALLLTGKQLTTPVWIGILMLMGIVTKNAIMLVEFATTAIREGKKREDAMIDAGMKRARPIVMTTIAMAAGMMPSALAFGAGGEFRSPMALAVIGGLIFSTILSLVFVPAMFMVMDDFGALCWRLGKKLIVSSAETEHGDHGKPPAKGPPAMSPAAE; this is encoded by the coding sequence ATGGCTTTGAACATCTCGGCTTGGTCGATCCGGAACCCGCTTCCTTCGATCGTCTTTTCAATCATTCTCCTGGTCTTGGGCTGGGTCAGCTTCACCAAGCTCGCGGTGACGCGGCTGCCGAGCGCCGACATCCCCGTGATCTCGGTCGCTGTCGCGCAATTCGGCGCTGCTCCCGCCGAACTGGAAGCGCAGGTCACCAAGACCATCGAGGACGGCGTATCCGGCGTCGAAGGCGTTCGGCACATTTCGTCCTCAATCACCGACGGCCTGTCGGTGACGACGATCCAGTTCGCGCTCGAGACCAACACCGATCGCGCGCTCAACGACGTCAAGGATGCCGTCACCCGTGTACGCGCCAACCTGCCGCAGAACGTCAACGAGCCGCTGATCCAGCGCGTCGACGTGATCGGCCTGCCGATCGTCACCTATGCCGCGATATCGCCGGGCAAGACGCCGGAGCAGCTTTCCTATTTCGTCGACGACGTCGTCAAGCGCGCGCTGCAGGGCGTCCGCGGCGTTGCGCAGGTCGAGCGCATCGGCGGTGTCGAGCGCGAAATTCTCGTTTCGCTCGATCCCGACCGGCTGCAGGCGGCGGGGCTCACCGCCGTCAATGTCAGCCAGATCCTTCGCGGCACCAATGTGGACCTCGCCGGCGGCCGCGCCGAAATCGGCAAGAACGACCAGGCGATCCGCACGCTGGCCGGCGCCAAGACGCTGAACGATCTCGCCGGCACGATGATCCCGCTGTTCGGCGGCGGCGAAGTCCGGCTCGACGACCTCGGCACCGTCACCGACACCATTGCCGATCGCCGGACCTTTGCCCGCTTCAACGGCGAACCGGTGGTGGCGCTCGGCATCAAGCGCTCCAAGGGCGCCAGCGACGTAGTGGTGGCGGAGGCCGTGCAGAAGCGCATCGATGCGCTGAAGGTCGCCTATCCCGACGTCGACCTGAAACTGATCGACACCTCGGTCAACTTCACCAAGGGCAATTACGATGCGGCGATCTCGACCTTGTTCGAGGGCGCGATCCTCGCGGTGATCGTCGTGCTGCTGTTCCTGCGCGATATCAGAGCCACCATCATCGCCGCGATCTCGCTGCCGCTGTCGATCTTCCCAGCGTTCTGGGCGATGGACCTGCTCGGCTTCTCGCTGAACCTCGTCTCCTTCCTCGCCATTACGCTGTCGACGGGCATTCTGGTCGACGACGCTATCGTCGAAATCGAGAACATCGTGCGCCACATGCGCATGGGCAAGTCGCCCTATCGCGCGGCGCTCGAGGCTGCCGACGAAATCGGTCTCGCGGTGATCGCGATTTCGCTGACGATTATTGCGATCTTTGCTCCCGCCAGCTTCATGTCCGGTATCGCCGGACAGTTCTTCAAGCAGTTCGGCATCACCGTGTCGGTGCAGGTGTTCTTCTCGCTGCTCGCCGCGCGCTTCGTCACGCCGGTGCTCGCCGCTTACTTCCTGAAGGATCACCCGCACGAAGACCCGCCGCCTGGGCGCATCCTGCAGACCTACTCCAAACTCGTGACCTGGTCGGTGAAGCACTACTTCATCACGGTGTTGATCGGCTTCGGCGTCTTCGCCGCTTCGATCTGGAGCATCACGCTGCTGCCGCAGGGCTTCCTGCCCGCGCAGGACACCGCGCGCTCGCTGCTGGCGATGGAGCTGCCGCCGGGCTCGCAGCTTGCATATACCGAGAAGGTGACGGAAGAAATCGTCGCCCGTCTGCGCAAGCGTCCCGAGGTGAAGAGCATCTTCGTCGATGGCGGCCGGGTGCCGCCGGGGACGCAGGAAGTCCGGCGCGCCGCGCTGATCATCAACTACACGCCGAAGGCCGATCGCAACATCACCCAGCGGCAGCTCGAACTCGAGATCGGCCAGGAGCTGGAAAACGTTCCCGATATCCGCTTCTGGTTCCTCGACGAAAACGGCCTGCGCGCGATTTCGCTGGTCGTGACCGGCACCGACAGCAACATTGTCAACAACGTCGCCAGCGAGCTGGCGACGCAGATGAAGCGGATCCCGATCATCGCCAACGTGATCTCGGAAACCGCGCTCGATCGCCCCGAGCTTCGCATCCGGCCGCGGGCCGAACTGGCGGCACGTCTTGGCGTTTCGACGGAGAGCCTGTCGCAGACGATTCGCGTCGCCACCATTGGCGACGTCGGTCCGGCATTGGCAAAATTCGACGCCGGCGACCGTCAGGTGCCGATCCGGGTCCAGCTCGAGGACAGTGCGCGCAGCGATCTGCAGATGCTGCAGCAATTGCGGGTGCCGCTCGGCCAGCGCGGCGAACGCGGCGGCGTGCCGCTGTCTGTCGTCGCCGACATCCAGCTCGATCAGGGCCCGACCAGCATCAACCGCTATGATCGGGAACGGCAGGCAACCGTCGCCGCCGACCTCGTCGGCACTGCGGCACTCGGCGACGCCACAAAGTTGATCTACGATCTTCCGGTCATGAAGAGCCTGCCGAAGGGCGTGAAGGTGAGCCCGTCGGGCGACGCCGAAAGCCTCAACGAATTGTCGGAGGGCTTTGCGACTGCGATCACCGCCGGCCTGATGATGGTCTATGCGGTGCTGGTGCTGTTGTTCGGCACTTTCCTGCAACCGATCACCATCCTGTTCTCGCTGCCGCTGTCGATCGGCGGCGCGATCGCAGCCTTGCTGCTGACCGGCAAGCAGCTCACCACGCCGGTATGGATCGGCATCCTGATGCTGATGGGCATCGTCACCAAGAACGCCATCATGCTGGTCGAATTCGCGACTACGGCGATCCGCGAGGGCAAGAAGCGCGAAGACGCCATGATCGACGCCGGCATGAAGCGCGCGCGCCCGATCGTGATGACGACGATTGCGATGGCGGCGGGCATGATGCCGTCAGCGCTGGCGTTCGGCGCCGGCGGTGAATTCCGCTCGCCGATGGCGCTCGCGGTGATCGGCGGCCTGATCTTCTCCACCATTCTGTCGCTGGTGTTCGTGCCCGCGATGTTCATGGTGATGGACGATTTCGGCGCCCTGTGCTGGCGCCTCGGCAAGAAGCTGATCGTCTCCAGCGCGGAGACGGAGCACGGTGATCACGGCAAGCCGCCGGCCAAGGGCCCACCCGCGATGTCGCCTGCGGCGGAGTGA
- a CDS encoding Crp/Fnr family transcriptional regulator, with the protein MTKQAEFAVILKMNPMFADLGADELQRISGLCHTQQLGVGEMLFQKGDPGDALYGVRRGQIRIETGASDGSRLTLNFMGSGDLFGEVAVLDGQSRTADATAGEPSELFVLRREDFLAFLEREPKVAIKIITLLCQRIRWQSERMEESVLQPLPVRLARRLVALASDFGSEVHISQEQLGVFVGAARESVNRQLQLWRKDGILDLQRGRILLQNMTKLTAVARNE; encoded by the coding sequence ATGACTAAACAGGCCGAATTTGCGGTCATTTTGAAAATGAACCCGATGTTTGCGGATTTGGGCGCCGACGAATTGCAGCGTATCTCCGGCCTTTGCCATACCCAGCAGCTCGGCGTCGGCGAAATGTTGTTCCAGAAGGGTGATCCCGGCGACGCCCTGTACGGCGTCCGCCGCGGCCAGATTCGGATCGAAACCGGCGCCTCCGACGGCAGCCGCCTGACGTTGAATTTCATGGGCTCCGGCGATCTCTTCGGCGAAGTCGCCGTGCTCGACGGCCAGAGCCGCACCGCGGACGCTACCGCCGGCGAGCCGTCGGAACTGTTCGTGCTGCGGCGCGAGGATTTCCTCGCCTTCCTGGAGCGCGAGCCCAAGGTCGCGATCAAGATCATCACGCTGTTGTGTCAGCGCATCCGCTGGCAGAGCGAACGGATGGAAGAATCCGTGCTGCAGCCGCTGCCGGTCCGGCTGGCGCGGAGGCTCGTTGCGCTCGCTTCCGATTTCGGTTCCGAAGTTCACATCTCGCAGGAGCAGCTAGGCGTCTTCGTCGGCGCCGCTCGCGAAAGCGTCAATCGGCAACTGCAGCTCTGGCGCAAGGACGGCATCCTGGACCTGCAGCGAGGGAGAATCCTGCTGCAGAATATGACCAAGCTGACGGCGGTGGCGAGGAACGAGTAG
- a CDS encoding AsmA family protein produces MRALKIAGAIIAAVIVVIALLLVIGIPSGYLKAEIQERIERETGYKLAINGGAKIGLWPQLNIRLNDVTLQDPKDRDINHRFTASSIEADVTLASLWAGRPQITELVIIRPVVNLPLKRERVREANPPSKPAGGKAADAFSIEHVSVTGGTIVFSNLRDRVENRIETVNADITIDADRKVTLTGSARSGGHPLKVEAKAALPAAPLERQNIPAEIKIDAPGLLHAQLMAKAEARLNGSVVMINGVTGALGDGAFNGWASVDLSSKPLVKLDLDFQKLTVAMSRSTDSSSGQPWSNATIDVNGLNYVDLQARISAAELKIGDARFTPAAIDATLASGILKTQVSNLGAYDGNANGDLTVDVSTANPIYAMRADLTGVRALPLLDGLADFDRIDGRMQAKISVRSSGTSQRAIMSNMAGTAFVVFQDGAIKGLNVAQMIRSLTASTLSGWQASDEKATDLSQLSASFKIDKGQAQTTDLNLVGPLVKMTGVGTVDLGTKQIGFRVEPKLVMTTEGQGRVSDPVGLGIPVMLEGPWGSPRIYPEMQGILDNPEGAYAKLREMGKGLFGPNGAGLGAAIGNLLGGGQQGAAGGQGTAPGSGQTGGKPNDPLGGQLGETIGNLIQGLGGLGQNQPQGGARPGGQRSLTPTSPAEAPTQVAPAEPATPAPPSDTTAQQDSQPMNEVLRQLFNR; encoded by the coding sequence ATGAGAGCACTGAAAATTGCCGGCGCCATCATTGCCGCCGTGATCGTCGTCATCGCGCTGCTGCTGGTGATCGGCATCCCCTCGGGCTACCTGAAGGCCGAGATCCAGGAGCGGATCGAGCGCGAGACCGGCTACAAGCTCGCCATCAATGGCGGTGCCAAGATCGGCCTGTGGCCACAGCTCAACATCCGGCTGAACGATGTCACGCTGCAAGATCCGAAGGATCGCGACATCAACCATCGTTTCACCGCCTCGAGCATCGAGGCGGACGTGACGCTGGCGAGCCTGTGGGCCGGCCGGCCGCAGATCACCGAGCTCGTGATCATTCGCCCGGTGGTGAATTTGCCCCTGAAGCGCGAGCGCGTGAGGGAGGCCAATCCTCCCTCGAAGCCCGCCGGCGGCAAGGCGGCGGATGCCTTTTCGATCGAGCATGTCAGCGTCACCGGCGGCACCATCGTGTTCTCCAATTTGCGCGACCGCGTCGAGAACAGGATCGAGACCGTCAACGCCGACATCACGATTGATGCCGACCGCAAGGTTACGCTGACCGGCAGCGCGCGCAGCGGCGGCCATCCGCTGAAAGTCGAAGCCAAGGCGGCGCTGCCCGCCGCGCCGCTCGAACGGCAGAATATTCCGGCCGAGATCAAGATCGACGCGCCGGGCCTGTTGCACGCGCAGCTCATGGCCAAGGCCGAAGCCCGGCTCAACGGCTCGGTCGTGATGATCAACGGCGTCACCGGCGCCCTCGGCGACGGCGCGTTCAACGGCTGGGCCTCGGTCGATCTGTCGAGCAAGCCGCTGGTCAAGCTCGACCTCGATTTCCAGAAGCTCACGGTCGCGATGTCGCGCAGCACCGATTCTTCCTCAGGCCAGCCCTGGAGCAACGCGACGATCGACGTCAATGGGCTCAACTACGTCGACCTGCAGGCGCGGATTTCCGCGGCCGAACTCAAGATCGGCGACGCGCGCTTCACCCCTGCCGCGATCGACGCCACGCTCGCAAGCGGCATCTTGAAGACGCAGGTTTCCAACCTTGGCGCCTATGACGGCAACGCCAATGGCGACCTGACCGTCGATGTCTCCACCGCCAATCCCATTTATGCGATGCGGGCCGATCTCACCGGCGTGCGCGCGCTGCCGCTGCTGGATGGTCTTGCTGATTTCGACAGGATCGACGGCAGGATGCAGGCGAAGATCAGCGTGCGCTCCTCCGGCACCAGCCAGCGCGCGATCATGTCGAACATGGCGGGCACCGCCTTCGTCGTGTTCCAGGACGGCGCCATCAAGGGGCTCAATGTCGCGCAGATGATCCGCTCGCTGACAGCAAGCACCTTGTCCGGCTGGCAGGCGAGCGATGAGAAGGCGACGGATCTTTCGCAATTGTCGGCATCGTTCAAGATCGACAAGGGGCAGGCGCAGACCACCGATCTCAACCTCGTCGGCCCGCTGGTGAAGATGACCGGCGTCGGCACCGTCGATCTCGGCACCAAGCAGATCGGCTTCCGTGTCGAGCCGAAACTGGTGATGACCACCGAAGGCCAGGGCCGCGTCAGCGATCCGGTCGGGCTCGGCATTCCCGTGATGCTCGAGGGCCCATGGGGGAGCCCACGGATCTATCCGGAGATGCAAGGCATCCTCGACAATCCGGAGGGTGCCTATGCCAAGCTGAGGGAGATGGGCAAGGGCCTGTTCGGACCGAACGGCGCCGGGCTTGGCGCTGCGATCGGCAACCTGCTCGGCGGCGGACAACAGGGTGCGGCCGGCGGACAGGGCACTGCGCCCGGCAGCGGCCAGACGGGCGGCAAGCCGAATGATCCGCTCGGCGGACAGCTTGGTGAGACCATCGGCAATCTCATTCAGGGCTTGGGTGGATTGGGCCAGAATCAGCCTCAAGGCGGCGCACGCCCGGGCGGTCAACGGAGCCTGACGCCGACCTCGCCCGCCGAGGCGCCGACGCAAGTCGCGCCGGCCGAACCGGCAACTCCCGCGCCGCCAAGCGATACAACCGCGCAGCAGGACAGCCAGCCGATGAACGAGGTGTTGCGGCAGTTGTTCAATCGGTGA